In a genomic window of Microbacterium amylolyticum:
- a CDS encoding MFS transporter yields the protein MLLLSIDLTVLSIAVPALSRDLEPSGTQLLWIIDVYGLVLAGSLLLMGSLGDRIGRRLLLLVGAAAFGAASVLAAFSGSAEVLIAARAIMGLAGATLMPSTLALIRNIFHDPLQRRTAVAIWTSCFAAGMGLGPLLGGALLAHFAWGALFLINVPIMVLLLIAGPFLLPESKNPDPGPFDVLSAVLVTTGLVAVVYGFKTAATNSWQDGSWIGIAVGFVVLAAVLLRLLRAQNPLIDVRLFRAAPFTTSVLANALGVFAQTSLLFFFPQYVQVVLEKSPLEAGLWALPVAVGSLLGALSAPLFARVIPVPWIVGGGFALAAAGFVAMSMLGTSAILGIAVFGGFFLGVGVGVADPLTNDVILGSVPPHKAGAAAGIGETGYEVGGALGIATLGAVGMSLYRDNLTSSAPEGMSADAVDAASETLGASQIVADSLPEEIGAGFQAMANEAFTAAMSDVFLIGAAIMAATAVAATIVLRRTMR from the coding sequence GTGCTCCTGCTCAGCATCGACCTCACGGTGCTCTCGATCGCCGTGCCGGCGCTCAGCCGCGATCTCGAGCCGAGCGGAACGCAGCTGCTGTGGATCATCGATGTCTACGGCCTCGTGCTTGCCGGATCACTTCTTCTGATGGGTTCACTGGGTGATCGCATCGGACGGCGACTACTGCTGCTCGTCGGCGCAGCGGCGTTCGGGGCTGCATCCGTTTTGGCTGCATTCTCGGGCAGCGCCGAGGTCCTCATCGCTGCCCGCGCCATCATGGGACTCGCCGGGGCGACGCTGATGCCGTCGACCCTTGCCCTGATTCGCAACATCTTCCACGATCCCCTGCAGCGTCGCACCGCCGTCGCGATCTGGACCTCGTGCTTCGCTGCCGGCATGGGCCTCGGCCCCCTCCTGGGCGGTGCCTTGCTGGCTCACTTCGCCTGGGGCGCTCTGTTCCTGATCAATGTGCCGATCATGGTTCTTCTGCTCATCGCCGGGCCGTTCCTTCTTCCCGAATCGAAGAACCCGGACCCGGGCCCGTTCGACGTGCTGTCCGCCGTCCTCGTGACCACCGGCCTGGTTGCCGTTGTCTACGGTTTCAAGACCGCTGCCACGAACTCCTGGCAGGACGGATCGTGGATCGGAATCGCCGTCGGCTTCGTAGTCTTGGCCGCCGTCCTCCTCCGGCTCTTGCGCGCCCAGAACCCGCTGATCGACGTCCGTCTGTTCCGCGCCGCTCCGTTTACGACCTCCGTACTCGCGAACGCTCTCGGCGTTTTCGCTCAGACGTCGCTCCTGTTCTTCTTTCCGCAGTACGTGCAGGTCGTTCTGGAAAAGAGCCCGCTGGAAGCCGGTCTGTGGGCACTGCCCGTTGCGGTCGGATCTCTCCTTGGCGCTCTCTCGGCGCCGCTGTTCGCACGCGTGATCCCGGTCCCGTGGATCGTCGGAGGAGGATTCGCGCTGGCCGCAGCTGGCTTCGTCGCGATGAGCATGCTCGGCACCTCCGCCATTCTCGGAATCGCCGTCTTCGGCGGTTTCTTCCTCGGAGTAGGTGTCGGCGTTGCCGACCCGCTGACAAACGACGTCATTCTTGGCTCGGTTCCCCCACACAAGGCGGGCGCCGCAGCGGGAATCGGAGAGACGGGATACGAGGTGGGCGGCGCGCTCGGCATCGCGACGCTCGGAGCCGTCGGTATGTCGCTCTACCGTGACAATCTCACCTCTTCCGCTCCCGAAGGCATGTCCGCAGACGCTGTTGACGCAGCTTCCGAAACTCTCGGCGCCTCGCAAATCGTCGCCGACAGCCTCCCGGAAGAAATCGGCGCGGGGTTCCAGGCCATGGCGAACGAGGCCTTCACCGCCGCGATGAGCGATGTGTTCCTGATCGGAGCCGCGATCATGGCCGCAACAGCTGTCGCGGCAACGATCGTTCTCCGTCGGACGATGCGCTAG
- a CDS encoding EamA family transporter, whose translation MALLVVIVLSERLSTWRLGWGVAGVGGVAMVVLGPGAALDSVGVVAGIAGAASMGVGVVLTKRWGRPPGVSAVGFASWQLAAGGTLLIVPALLIDGVPAEISLPAVAGYVWLGLVGGLLAYTLWFRGIGRLPVTAIAPSASSASSDGERSLPRQLLRP comes from the coding sequence GTGGCGCTGCTCGTCGTGATTGTTCTGTCCGAGCGGCTGTCGACGTGGCGTTTGGGGTGGGGAGTCGCTGGCGTCGGCGGCGTCGCGATGGTGGTGCTGGGCCCGGGAGCCGCCCTCGACTCGGTGGGCGTGGTGGCAGGGATCGCCGGCGCCGCCTCGATGGGAGTGGGCGTGGTTCTTACGAAGCGCTGGGGGCGACCACCCGGAGTCTCGGCGGTCGGGTTCGCGAGCTGGCAGCTGGCCGCCGGCGGGACGTTGCTCATTGTTCCCGCGCTGCTCATCGATGGCGTACCCGCCGAGATCTCGCTACCGGCGGTGGCGGGGTATGTCTGGCTCGGCCTCGTTGGCGGACTTCTCGCATACACGCTGTGGTTTCGAGGAATCGGTCGGCTTCCCGTCACCGCCATCGCACCCTCGGCCTCTAGCGCATCGTCCGACGGAGAACGATCGTTGCCGCGACAGCTGTTGCGGCCATGA
- a CDS encoding ferrochelatase: MKDTTVPFASPASASGAPYASEGQSYDALLLAGFGGPEGQDDVLPFLRNVTRGRGIPDERLEEVAHHYRHFGGVSPINAQNRALKEALEAELARRGIALPVYWGNRNWAPYLTDTVAEAARDGHTRLLALATSAYSSYSSCRQYREDLSRAVEESGLGDTVEVDKIRQFFDHPGFIDAFVPGVVEAIRELRGSADASAVTVLFTTHSIPQADAERSGPRDIDFGPGGAYEAQHRAVAEAVMHAVRASEPLAEDVEWELVFQSRSGPASQPWLEPDICDRIAELPAEGASSVVIVPVGFVSDHMEVMWDLDNEAMEAAEEAGLRAIRTPTPGIDPQFVSGLIDLVEERIAAVPQNERPRRTELGPWFDVCRPGCCENARLGFRPAAAGVAP, from the coding sequence ATGAAAGACACCACCGTTCCGTTCGCGTCACCGGCATCGGCCAGCGGTGCCCCGTACGCCAGCGAAGGACAGTCCTACGACGCACTCCTTCTCGCCGGGTTCGGCGGGCCGGAAGGGCAGGACGACGTTCTGCCGTTTCTCCGCAATGTCACTCGCGGTCGTGGGATCCCCGATGAGCGCCTGGAGGAAGTGGCGCATCACTACCGGCACTTCGGCGGTGTCAGCCCGATCAACGCGCAGAACCGTGCGCTGAAAGAGGCGCTCGAAGCAGAACTGGCCCGGCGCGGCATTGCGCTTCCCGTGTACTGGGGCAACCGAAATTGGGCGCCGTACCTGACCGACACCGTCGCAGAGGCGGCCCGAGACGGACACACCCGCCTGCTCGCGTTGGCCACGAGCGCATACAGCTCGTACTCCAGCTGCCGGCAGTATCGAGAGGATCTGTCCCGCGCGGTTGAGGAATCAGGCCTCGGCGATACGGTCGAGGTCGACAAGATCCGTCAGTTCTTTGATCACCCCGGTTTTATCGACGCATTCGTCCCGGGGGTTGTCGAAGCAATCCGGGAGTTGCGAGGTTCTGCCGACGCCAGCGCCGTCACCGTGCTGTTTACGACGCACAGCATCCCGCAGGCCGACGCTGAGCGCTCGGGCCCGCGCGACATCGACTTCGGTCCAGGCGGCGCATACGAGGCGCAGCATCGCGCTGTCGCCGAGGCCGTGATGCACGCGGTGCGTGCTTCCGAACCGCTGGCGGAAGATGTGGAGTGGGAGCTCGTCTTCCAGTCGCGCTCAGGGCCCGCCTCCCAGCCGTGGCTCGAACCGGATATCTGTGATCGAATCGCTGAGCTTCCCGCAGAGGGGGCGTCGAGCGTGGTCATCGTGCCGGTCGGATTTGTCAGTGACCACATGGAAGTGATGTGGGACCTCGATAACGAGGCCATGGAGGCGGCAGAAGAGGCAGGTCTGCGTGCGATACGGACGCCAACGCCCGGCATCGACCCCCAGTTCGTGTCAGGACTGATCGACCTCGTCGAGGAGCGCATCGCGGCGGTTCCGCAGAACGAGCGGCCGCGGCGGACTGAACTGGGGCCGTGGTTCGATGTGTGCCGCCCGGGCTGCTGTGAGAACGCGCGACTCGGCTTCCGGCCTGCGGCGGCGGGAGTAGCTCCGTAG
- a CDS encoding LysR substrate-binding domain-containing protein gives MGSSDEFIAEIAAGALDVAFLGLPESATPEGVSSRVLARDRLVAAVSHTHPFADRERLTLAEVAHESFIDFLAGSPGRAQSDITFAGAGLTREVRLETMSAELMLDLVAENHGIALLSPRVLVDRHETRAIPVVDGPTRAEHLA, from the coding sequence GTGGGAAGCAGCGACGAATTCATCGCAGAGATCGCCGCAGGAGCACTCGACGTGGCGTTCCTGGGTTTACCAGAATCGGCGACCCCCGAGGGAGTGTCCTCACGCGTTCTCGCCAGAGATCGCCTGGTCGCCGCCGTGAGCCACACGCATCCGTTCGCGGACAGGGAACGGCTCACGCTGGCGGAGGTCGCCCACGAGTCCTTTATCGACTTCCTCGCGGGGAGCCCCGGGCGCGCTCAATCCGACATCACCTTCGCGGGAGCGGGTCTGACACGCGAGGTGCGCCTCGAAACCATGAGCGCGGAGCTCATGCTCGATCTCGTCGCAGAAAATCACGGAATAGCCCTGCTGTCACCGCGCGTTCTGGTCGATCGGCACGAGACTCGTGCCATACCCGTTGTCGATGGGCCAACGCGGGCCGAGCATCTCGCGTGA
- a CDS encoding prenyltransferase: MIRDLVAASRPLSWINTAYPFAAAYLLAGGIVDPLFIVGVVFFLVPYNLAMYGINDVFDYASDIANPRKGGVEGALLAPAKHRMVLVASGVSCAPFIVALGVLAPPLALIPLAIAMFAVVAYSAPPFRAKEIPLVDSITSSTHFVAPAVYGVAAAGGDFSLTVVAALAAFFAWGIASHAFGAVQDVLPDREAGISSIATRFGAARTVRFAILMWLAAAAFLVFAGPPAAWAAFLVVPYVCAAAPFFRISDADSARANRGWRLFLGINFVCGFLLTLLLIVVAIGAI, from the coding sequence ATGATTCGTGATCTTGTCGCCGCATCCCGCCCGCTGAGCTGGATCAACACGGCGTATCCCTTTGCCGCGGCCTACCTGCTGGCCGGCGGAATCGTCGACCCCCTCTTCATCGTTGGCGTCGTTTTCTTCCTCGTGCCGTACAACCTGGCGATGTATGGCATCAACGATGTTTTCGACTACGCCTCCGATATCGCGAACCCGCGAAAGGGCGGCGTTGAGGGCGCACTTCTGGCGCCCGCGAAGCATCGCATGGTGCTCGTGGCCTCCGGCGTGAGCTGCGCCCCGTTCATCGTTGCCCTGGGTGTTCTCGCACCGCCGCTTGCTCTCATTCCCCTGGCGATTGCGATGTTCGCGGTGGTCGCATACTCTGCACCGCCTTTTCGGGCCAAGGAAATCCCGCTTGTCGACTCGATCACATCGAGTACCCATTTCGTCGCCCCGGCTGTGTACGGTGTGGCAGCAGCCGGAGGAGATTTCTCCCTCACGGTTGTGGCGGCCCTCGCGGCATTCTTCGCCTGGGGAATTGCGAGCCATGCTTTCGGGGCTGTTCAGGATGTTCTGCCCGATCGTGAAGCGGGAATCTCCTCGATCGCCACCCGCTTCGGCGCTGCTCGCACGGTGCGCTTTGCGATTCTGATGTGGCTGGCGGCTGCGGCGTTCCTCGTGTTCGCGGGGCCACCGGCGGCATGGGCAGCATTCCTCGTGGTTCCGTATGTGTGCGCTGCTGCGCCGTTCTTCCGCATCTCGGACGCCGATTCCGCGCGTGCAAACCGCGGATGGCGGCTGTTTCTCGGCATCAATTTCGTGTGTGGGTTCCTCCTCACTCTTCTTCTCATCGTCGTCGCCATCGGCGCGATCTGA
- a CDS encoding lycopene cyclase domain-containing protein: MTYALVSAVFVGVAAIAAFFLARRGDRLLRGAALTLLVLLALTIVFDNLMIAAGLFVYADPHLTGIKIGLVPIEDLAYPLAAAILLPALWSRLRSRDDS, translated from the coding sequence ATGACCTACGCGCTCGTTTCCGCGGTATTCGTCGGGGTCGCCGCCATCGCCGCGTTTTTCTTGGCGCGACGCGGAGATCGTCTGCTCCGGGGAGCCGCGCTGACGCTTCTCGTGCTGTTGGCGTTGACGATCGTGTTCGACAACCTGATGATCGCTGCGGGACTCTTCGTCTACGCAGATCCTCATCTCACCGGGATCAAAATCGGGCTCGTGCCGATCGAAGATCTCGCCTACCCGCTGGCGGCTGCCATTCTTCTTCCTGCGCTGTGGTCTCGTCTCCGGAGCCGGGATGATTCGTGA
- a CDS encoding lycopene cyclase domain-containing protein, whose protein sequence is MSVLYLATLLICAACVVAVDLRFRLFLGKSPRAALAVLVIGAAFFIAWDLVGIATGIFARGETPYMTGLLLAPELPVEELVFLLFFCEVTMVTFCGAERIVAERRRKRS, encoded by the coding sequence ATGAGTGTGCTCTATCTCGCAACGCTGCTCATCTGCGCGGCGTGCGTTGTGGCCGTCGACCTTCGGTTTCGCTTGTTCCTCGGGAAGTCACCCCGCGCCGCTCTTGCCGTGCTGGTGATCGGTGCGGCCTTCTTTATCGCCTGGGATCTGGTCGGAATCGCCACAGGAATTTTTGCGCGGGGTGAGACGCCGTACATGACGGGCCTTCTTCTTGCTCCGGAGCTTCCGGTGGAAGAGCTGGTGTTCCTGCTGTTCTTTTGTGAGGTGACGATGGTGACGTTCTGCGGGGCGGAACGCATCGTCGCTGAACGTCGGAGGAAGCGCTCATGA
- a CDS encoding TetR/AcrR family transcriptional regulator codes for MKRDGVRAATTRRICEEAGVAQGAFHYCFRSKQELFVLLMERDAEAPVQDVRDEITPSMSPRECIALLMDRYWQQVEKDPGEQLVLAELSVLALRDSALSDYSSIEHRVYLAATLQHLRHAAERTGMTYSIPIEELAEVTTSAMLGVSSVWLATRDSVAARRNLDILAEMVAAYAITP; via the coding sequence ATGAAGCGCGACGGCGTGCGCGCGGCAACCACCCGTCGCATCTGTGAAGAGGCGGGTGTCGCACAAGGCGCCTTCCACTACTGCTTTCGCTCCAAGCAAGAGCTGTTCGTCCTGCTCATGGAACGCGACGCCGAAGCTCCGGTTCAGGACGTGCGTGACGAGATCACACCGTCGATGTCTCCGCGAGAGTGCATCGCATTGCTGATGGACCGATATTGGCAGCAGGTGGAAAAAGACCCCGGGGAGCAGCTCGTGCTTGCCGAACTCAGCGTTCTGGCATTGCGAGATTCAGCGCTGTCGGACTACTCATCGATCGAGCACCGCGTGTATCTGGCGGCGACGCTGCAACACCTGCGCCACGCGGCGGAACGCACGGGCATGACGTATTCGATTCCTATCGAGGAGCTAGCCGAGGTCACCACGTCGGCCATGCTCGGGGTCAGCTCCGTCTGGCTGGCGACGCGCGACAGCGTGGCTGCTCGGCGAAACCTGGACATTCTCGCCGAGATGGTCGCGGCCTACGCGATCACCCCGTGA